From the Takifugu flavidus isolate HTHZ2018 chromosome 12, ASM371156v2, whole genome shotgun sequence genome, one window contains:
- the LOC130535322 gene encoding extracellular calcium-sensing receptor-like, giving the protein MSWLLALLVQRPRSPASLLLLCVMGARAGLDVTGAMLCSHWGQRSDRNLSADGDVMIGGLFNLYYIPSAVQQEYTQLPHYERCSSLDIESLKYMYTMVFAVEEINRDDSLLPGVRLGYRIRDSCFRYPWALDGALSLVTGDSNSCNVAASSTRSAGGNTGAVEGEKVVPLIIGAASSTTGIMLSSILQSLSVPIISYLASCPCLSDRAKFPTFFRTIPSDIYQARAMAQLAIRFRWTWLGAVVVNNDYGQLAIQIFQEEIRGKEMCMEFIETVNRETLTTDARRIALTIQAATARVILIFCWYIDAKEILLELAKRNITGRQFLASEALSTSEELLQELAIAEVANGV; this is encoded by the exons ATGTCCTGGCTTCTGGCGCTCCTGGTGCAGCGGCCCCGCTCACCCGcctcgctgctgcttctgtgtgtcaTGGGAGCGCGGGCAGGGCTGGATGTGACGGGCGCGATGCTGTGCTCGCACTGGGGTCAGAGGAGCGACAGGAACCTCTCTGCAGATGGGGATGTGATGATCGGTGGACTTTTCAACCTGTACTATATTCCTTCAGCTGTACAGCAGGAATACACTCAGCTGCCACATTATGAACGATGCTCCAG TCTGGACATAGAATCTTTGAAATATATGTACACCATGGTATTTGCTGTGGAGGAAATCAATCGTGATGACAGCTTGTTGCCTGGGGTGAGACTGGGATACCGTATACGTGATAGCTGTTTCAGGTACCCCTGGGCACTGGATGGCGCGCTGTCACTGGTGACAGGAGACTCCAACAGTTGCAACGTGGCAGCCTCGTCAACCCGCTCTGCCGgtggaaacactggagcagtAGAAG GCGAGAAAGTTGTTCCTCTAATCATCGGCGCTGCTTCCTCAACAACAGGCATCATGCTGTCCAGCATCCTCCAGTCCCTCTCAGTGCCAATT attaGCTACTTGGCTAGCTGCCCTTGTCTTAGTGACCGGGCAAAGTTTCCTACCTTTTTCAGAACTATTCCCAGTGATATTTACCAAGCCCGGGCCATGGCACAACTGGCCATTCGCTTTCGCTGGACGTGGCTTGGAGCAGTGGTGGTAAATAATGACTATGGTCAACTGGCAATCCAG ATCTTCCAGGAAGAAATCCGGGGAAAGGAGATGTGTATGGAATTCATAGAAACTGTCAACAGAGAAACTCTGACCACGGATGCCAGACGAATTGCGCTCACAATTCAAGCTGCTACTGCGAGGGTCATTCTGATATTTTGCTGGTATATAGATGCAAAAGAAATACTTCTTGAACTGGCCAAGAGAAAT ATTACTGGTAGACAGTTTCTGGCCAGTGAGGCCTTGAGCACCAGTGAGGAACTTCTCCAAGAACTCGCCATCGCCGAAGTGGCGAACG GAGTTTGA